A stretch of the Salvelinus fontinalis isolate EN_2023a chromosome 22, ASM2944872v1, whole genome shotgun sequence genome encodes the following:
- the LOC129819992 gene encoding dysbindin-like isoform X2 gives MQIAWALCSPDKVLPQVNEEEPPQVKPKEVESSQFKLKEVEPALVNLKERQKFFEEAFQQDMDQYLSTGYLQIAERRGSFSSMEVNVDMLEQMDLMNMVDHESLDVFLHSGGEDNSVASPMLGPDVESITTEITLQVPTQAELRHKLSSLSSTDSQDTEAREDEGGREDRIHCPVRVQSYEIEVPPNTGLAGRPLLQPLPPPRNQTLKH, from the exons CGGATAAGGTGCTACCCCAGGTGAACGAGGAGGAGCCTCCTCAGGTGAAGCCAAAGGAGGTGGAGTCTAGCCAGTTTAAGCTGAAGGAGGTGGAGCCTGCCCTGGTGAATCTGAAGGAGAGGCAGAAGTTCTTTGAAGAGGCATTCCAGCAAGACATGGATCAGTACCTGTCCACCGGCTACCTGCAGATcgctgagaggagag GCAGCTTTTCATCCATGGAGGTGAATGTAGACATGCTGGAGCAGATGGACCTGATGAACATGGTCGACCATGAGAGCCTTGACGTCTTCCTCCACTCTGGGGGAGAGGACAACAGCGTTGCCTCGCCCATGCTGG GTCCAGACGTGGAGTCAATAACCACAGAGATCACACTGCAGGTTCCCACCCAGGCTGAGCTAAGACACAagctgtcctccctctcctccactgacAGCCAGGACACTGAGGCCAGGGAGGATGAAGGGGGTAGGGAGGACCGCATCCACTGTCCTGTCAGGGTGCAATCATACGAGATAGAGGTTCCCCCCAACACAGGCCTAGCAGGGAGGCCACTGCTCCAGCCACTGCCCCCACCCAGAAACCAGACACTTAAACACTGA
- the LOC129819992 gene encoding dysbindin-like isoform X1: MSSSPGSMDGRQRNNSDKVLPQVNEEEPPQVKPKEVESSQFKLKEVEPALVNLKERQKFFEEAFQQDMDQYLSTGYLQIAERRGSFSSMEVNVDMLEQMDLMNMVDHESLDVFLHSGGEDNSVASPMLGPDVESITTEITLQVPTQAELRHKLSSLSSTDSQDTEAREDEGGREDRIHCPVRVQSYEIEVPPNTGLAGRPLLQPLPPPRNQTLKH, translated from the exons CGGATAAGGTGCTACCCCAGGTGAACGAGGAGGAGCCTCCTCAGGTGAAGCCAAAGGAGGTGGAGTCTAGCCAGTTTAAGCTGAAGGAGGTGGAGCCTGCCCTGGTGAATCTGAAGGAGAGGCAGAAGTTCTTTGAAGAGGCATTCCAGCAAGACATGGATCAGTACCTGTCCACCGGCTACCTGCAGATcgctgagaggagag GCAGCTTTTCATCCATGGAGGTGAATGTAGACATGCTGGAGCAGATGGACCTGATGAACATGGTCGACCATGAGAGCCTTGACGTCTTCCTCCACTCTGGGGGAGAGGACAACAGCGTTGCCTCGCCCATGCTGG GTCCAGACGTGGAGTCAATAACCACAGAGATCACACTGCAGGTTCCCACCCAGGCTGAGCTAAGACACAagctgtcctccctctcctccactgacAGCCAGGACACTGAGGCCAGGGAGGATGAAGGGGGTAGGGAGGACCGCATCCACTGTCCTGTCAGGGTGCAATCATACGAGATAGAGGTTCCCCCCAACACAGGCCTAGCAGGGAGGCCACTGCTCCAGCCACTGCCCCCACCCAGAAACCAGACACTTAAACACTGA